CCCTGACGGAGGAGGAGGCGCACGGATATCTTGCGGAAACCCCCGGCTGGACGCTCGCGGAAGGAGCGACCGGGATCGAGCGCAAATTCCGCTTCAAGGATTTTGCTTCCGCCATGGAGTTCGTCCGGAAGGTCGGCCTGCTGGCGGAGCGGGAAGGGCATCACCCCGATATCGCCTTCGGGTGGGGATATTGCGCCGTCTCGTTCCACACGCACAAAATCCACGGCCTGCACGAGAACGATTTCATCATGGCCGCGAAGGTGGATGCGCTGACGGAATAGGCCGGCGATAAAAAAAGGGCAGGGGGCGCGAACCCCCTGCCCTTGCGCTTCTCTTGCCTCCCGGTACGGGGCTTACTTCTTCGGCGCCGCCGGCGCAGGAGGAGCTTCCGGCTTCTTCACCGTATTATCCGCGGCCGGCTTCTTCACCGTATTATCCGCGGCCGGGGCCGCCTTCTCCGGGGCGGCCGGAGCCGCCTTCTGCTCTGCAGCCACCGCCGCGCCGAGGCACGTCACGGCGAAAACCACTGCCACCATCAATGACAGGAACCTTTTCATCGTCCTCACCTCCAAGGAGTGGAATAGGAAAGATCACCTCAAGGATCATGCCAACCCGAACATGCATTATAACGTTATGAAATGCATGAAAATAATTTCAACGCCTTCGTCCGTGGAGGCCTCACGATTGCCCGAATAGGGAGTGGATTCCTCATTTGGGGAAGGCCAATATGGTGCGGCCGATTCCCCCTGCGGCCGATTTCCCCTTGCAAGCGGCGGACGATCGTTATAACATTTCTTTCTTTCGGGTTGCGGATTCTCCCAACAGGGGAAGAGGTGTGACCAGGCTCAAGCTTTTCTCGGGTACCGCTCACGTCGAGCTGGCGAAGGAAATCTGCGCGTTCCTCTGCGTCCCCCTGGGGGCTGCCGACGTCAAGCGGTTCAGCGACGGCGAGATCAACGTGGAGATCCGCGAGAACGTCCGCGGCGTGGACGTCTTCATCGTGCAGCCGACCTCCCCGCCGGTGAATGACAACCTGATGGAGCTGCTGATCCTGATGGACGCGTTCAAGCGCGCATCGGCGAGGCGGGTGACGGCGGTCATACCGTATTACGGGTACGCCCGGCAGGACCGCAAGGTGTTTCCCCGCGCGCCGATTTCCGCCAAGCTCGTGGCGGACCTGCTGACGGCGGCAGGGGTGTCGCGCATCCTCACCGTGGACCTGCACGCCGGCCAGATCCAGGGGTTCTTCAACATCCCGGTGGACCAC
Above is a genomic segment from Deltaproteobacteria bacterium RBG_16_64_85 containing:
- a CDS encoding pterin-4-alpha-carbinolamine dehydratase, with protein sequence MTEEEAHGYLAETPGWTLAEGATGIERKFRFKDFASAMEFVRKVGLLAEREGHHPDIAFGWGYCAVSFHTHKIHGLHENDFIMAAKVDALTE